CCTCGCATGGATCTTGTCGGTCGATATCCCGATCTCGGCGCCGAGGCCGAACTGGAAGCCGTCATTCAGCCTCGTCGAGGCATTCACAAGGACTGCAGAGGAATCAACCTCCCTCAGGAACCTCATGGCCCTATCATAGTTCATCGTCACGATGGAATCTGTATGGGCTGAGCTGTATGTGGCGATATGGTCCATGGCCTCCTCCATATCCTTTACTACCTTCACATTGAGGATCAGATCGAGATATTCCCGGTAATAGTCCTCTTCTCTGACCTCGGTTATATCGGGATAGATCGAGAGCGTCCTGGGGCATCC
The sequence above is drawn from the Thermodesulfovibrionales bacterium genome and encodes:
- the proA gene encoding gamma-glutamyl-phosphate reductase (Catalyzes the phosphorylation of L-glutamate during the proline biosynthesis pathway) is translated as GCPRTLSIYPDITEVREEDYYREYLDLILNVKVVKDMEEAMDHIATYSSAHTDSIVTMNYDRAMRFLREVDSSAVLVNASTRLNDGFQFGLGAEIGISTDKIHARGPMGLEELTCTKFIVFGSGQLRE